The proteins below are encoded in one region of Thermococcus sp. 21S7:
- the gltA gene encoding NADPH-dependent glutamate synthase — protein MAVKRKIIKERVPTPERPAEERIKSFAEVNLGYTFELAVKEAERCLQCPYNYAPCIKGCPVHIDIPGFISKLVQYRDDPDKAVKEALSVIWACNSLPATTGRVCPQEDQCEMNCVMGRVGDKINIGKLERFVADYAREKGIDEELLFEMIPRIEKKGQKVAIIGAGPAGLTAAGELAKLGYDVTIYEALHEAGGVLMYGIPEFRLPKSIVESEIDKLRKLGVKILTDHIVGKTVTIEELLEEYDAVFIGSGAGTPRLINAPGINLNGIYTANEFLTRVNLMKAYKFPEYDTPVKVGKKVVVIGAGNTAMDAARSARRFGAEVTIAYRRGPEDVSARVEEVEHAKEEGIEFEFFVNPVEFIGDGNGNLKAVKFEKMKALDERDSRGKRKIVGTGEYVTIEAETVVIAIGKHPNRLIVNTPGLKVERGRIVVDKNLMTSIPGVFAGGDAIRGEATVILAMGDGRRAAKAIHEYLTSKRENGNA, from the coding sequence ATGGCCGTCAAGAGGAAGATCATCAAGGAGCGCGTTCCGACGCCGGAGAGGCCGGCGGAGGAGAGAATAAAGAGCTTCGCCGAGGTCAACCTTGGCTACACCTTCGAGCTTGCCGTTAAGGAGGCCGAGCGCTGCCTCCAGTGTCCCTACAACTACGCACCCTGTATAAAAGGCTGTCCGGTTCACATCGACATTCCTGGCTTCATAAGCAAACTCGTCCAGTACCGCGACGACCCCGACAAGGCCGTCAAGGAGGCCCTCAGCGTCATCTGGGCCTGCAACTCTCTGCCAGCTACCACCGGGAGGGTCTGCCCGCAGGAGGATCAGTGCGAGATGAACTGTGTCATGGGCAGGGTCGGAGACAAGATAAACATCGGCAAGCTTGAGAGATTTGTGGCGGACTACGCGCGCGAGAAGGGCATAGACGAGGAGCTTCTCTTTGAGATGATCCCGAGAATAGAGAAGAAGGGTCAGAAGGTTGCTATTATCGGAGCCGGACCCGCAGGACTCACCGCCGCCGGCGAGCTGGCGAAGCTCGGCTACGACGTTACCATCTACGAGGCCCTTCATGAGGCGGGCGGAGTGCTCATGTACGGCATCCCCGAGTTCAGGCTACCGAAGAGCATCGTCGAGAGCGAGATCGACAAGCTCAGGAAGCTTGGGGTCAAGATACTCACCGACCACATCGTCGGAAAGACCGTGACCATTGAGGAGCTTCTTGAGGAGTACGATGCGGTCTTCATAGGCTCCGGAGCCGGAACCCCGAGGCTTATCAACGCCCCCGGAATAAACCTCAACGGAATCTATACCGCCAACGAGTTCCTCACGCGCGTGAACCTCATGAAGGCTTACAAGTTCCCCGAGTACGACACCCCCGTCAAGGTCGGCAAGAAGGTCGTCGTCATAGGCGCCGGAAACACCGCCATGGACGCCGCGAGGAGCGCGAGGCGCTTCGGTGCCGAGGTCACCATAGCCTACCGCCGCGGCCCGGAGGACGTCAGCGCGAGGGTTGAAGAGGTTGAGCATGCCAAGGAGGAAGGCATAGAGTTCGAGTTCTTCGTCAACCCCGTGGAGTTCATCGGTGACGGCAATGGCAACCTGAAGGCGGTTAAGTTCGAGAAGATGAAGGCCCTCGACGAGAGGGACAGCAGGGGCAAGAGGAAGATAGTCGGAACCGGCGAGTACGTGACGATAGAGGCCGAGACGGTAGTCATAGCCATCGGAAAGCACCCCAACAGGCTCATCGTCAACACTCCCGGCCTGAAGGTCGAGCGCGGAAGGATAGTCGTTGACAAGAACCTGATGACCAGCATTCCCGGAGTTTTCGCCGGTGGGGACGCGATAAGGGGAGAGGCAACGGTTATCCTCGCAATGGGCGACGGAAGGAGAGCCGCTAAGGCCATCCACGAGTACCTCACGAGTAAGAGGGAAAACGGAAACGCGTGA
- a CDS encoding ATP-binding protein codes for MESSINEFFRENRNLWEEIKPELKNIAGLRVLSLGVSFSWKGEKTDLIALFRELEKYDVVLAFDEVQYLRGPVGSEFAGLIAHLYDYSNLRIVMTGSEVGLLHDYLGVDDPKAPLYGRYFHEVTLSRFTGEQSRDFLIQGFEQVGLAPPEDLIETAVERLGGIVGWLVLFGRNAMEKGLSEKLIDDVFEEANALAMDEFENFLSKRSSARKRYLEIMRAVASGRNTWEEIKEYLERKEGKSVADSVLARLLKALVDSSFLEKVKEGRNVYYHIPDPILEACFKEK; via the coding sequence ATAGAAAGCTCCATCAATGAATTTTTCCGCGAAAACCGTAACCTCTGGGAGGAGATTAAACCCGAGCTCAAAAACATAGCCGGTCTCCGGGTTCTTAGCCTCGGGGTAAGCTTTTCCTGGAAAGGGGAGAAAACCGACCTCATAGCGCTCTTCCGTGAGCTGGAAAAGTATGACGTTGTCCTCGCTTTTGACGAGGTTCAGTACCTCCGCGGGCCTGTCGGGAGCGAGTTTGCGGGCCTAATCGCTCACCTCTACGACTACTCGAACCTGAGAATAGTCATGACTGGCTCTGAAGTTGGCCTGCTCCATGACTACCTCGGCGTGGACGATCCCAAGGCGCCCCTCTACGGCAGGTACTTCCACGAGGTTACCCTCTCAAGGTTCACGGGGGAGCAGAGCAGGGACTTCCTGATTCAGGGGTTTGAGCAGGTTGGACTTGCTCCTCCGGAAGACTTAATCGAGACCGCAGTTGAGAGGCTCGGTGGAATAGTGGGATGGCTGGTTCTCTTCGGCAGAAATGCCATGGAAAAAGGGCTCTCCGAGAAGCTAATTGATGATGTTTTTGAGGAGGCGAATGCCCTTGCCATGGATGAATTCGAGAACTTCCTCTCAAAGAGGTCCTCGGCGAGGAAACGCTACCTGGAGATAATGCGCGCAGTTGCGAGCGGAAGGAACACGTGGGAAGAGATAAAGGAGTACCTCGAACGAAAAGAAGGAAAGAGTGTAGCCGACAGCGTGCTGGCGAGGCTTCTGAAGGCGCTCGTCGATTCTTCGTTCCTTGAGAAGGTTAAAGAAGGCAGAAACGTCTATTACCACATTCCCGATCCAATACTGGAGGCGTGCTTCAAAGAAAAATAA
- the gcvH gene encoding glycine cleavage system protein GcvH gives MIEVGEYRVKEGLYYTKDHEWVQVLEDGTVLVGISDYAQKELGDLAYVELPEVGKELNKGDVLCELESVKAVSEVYAPVSGEVVEVNEELEDSPEVLNEEPYEHWIVKLKPSNLDEELKELMAAEAYAEYLESL, from the coding sequence ATGATTGAGGTTGGCGAATACAGGGTCAAGGAAGGCCTCTACTACACGAAGGACCACGAGTGGGTCCAGGTTCTTGAGGACGGAACCGTCCTCGTTGGAATAAGCGACTACGCCCAGAAGGAGCTCGGAGACCTTGCCTACGTTGAGCTTCCCGAGGTCGGGAAGGAGCTCAACAAGGGCGACGTTCTCTGTGAGCTTGAGAGCGTCAAGGCAGTTTCCGAGGTCTACGCTCCCGTCAGCGGCGAGGTGGTGGAGGTCAACGAGGAGCTTGAGGACAGCCCCGAGGTTCTCAACGAGGAGCCCTACGAGCACTGGATCGTCAAGCTCAAGCCGAGCAACCTCGACGAGGAACTCAAGGAGCTCATGGCCGCGGAGGCCTATGCGGAGTACCTTGAGAGCCTTTGA
- a CDS encoding Na+/H+ antiporter subunit E, which produces MSRVPFYLKERLDALRERVLHEEFEASKLPPWERVILTWAALMAFWVVVSGSFRARDLMPGAVVTLIIAAFMRDLLTEDIRRSGHIVEKILYFTLLYLPQYAVIMAFRLLESNLKVAKNVVFMDIKPGIVKIKTDLHSDTGVTILANSITLTPGTLTLDVKKKLGETYLYVHWIDLETLNREKAGEKIKGDIEEWLKKVFW; this is translated from the coding sequence ATGAGCCGCGTCCCCTTCTACTTGAAAGAGCGACTCGACGCCCTCAGGGAAAGGGTTCTCCACGAAGAGTTTGAAGCCTCAAAGCTTCCTCCCTGGGAGAGGGTGATTCTGACGTGGGCCGCCCTGATGGCATTCTGGGTGGTCGTTTCGGGGAGCTTCAGAGCGAGAGATTTGATGCCGGGCGCAGTCGTTACGCTGATAATAGCGGCTTTCATGCGCGACCTGCTCACGGAGGACATACGGAGGAGCGGTCATATAGTGGAAAAGATTCTTTACTTCACTCTCCTCTACCTCCCGCAGTACGCGGTTATAATGGCCTTCCGCCTGCTGGAGAGCAACCTGAAGGTTGCGAAGAACGTGGTGTTCATGGACATCAAACCGGGAATAGTCAAGATAAAGACGGACCTGCACTCTGACACCGGAGTAACGATACTCGCCAACTCAATAACGCTGACTCCGGGCACATTAACGCTCGACGTGAAAAAGAAGCTCGGCGAGACCTACCTCTACGTCCACTGGATAGATTTGGAAACCCTCAACCGCGAGAAGGCTGGGGAAAAGATAAAGGGGGACATCGAGGAATGGCTCAAGAAGGTCTTCTGGTGA
- a CDS encoding monovalent cation/H+ antiporter complex subunit F yields the protein MAQEGLLVSAFYVLVFTAILITYRVARGPTLPDRIVGLNTITTKVVVIIAVVSVIRGEYYLVDLAIVLLMVNAVGGLILAKYMERRSHD from the coding sequence ATGGCTCAAGAAGGTCTTCTGGTGAGTGCGTTCTACGTGCTCGTCTTCACTGCGATACTGATAACCTACCGTGTGGCCAGGGGGCCGACCCTGCCGGACAGAATAGTGGGTTTGAACACGATAACGACGAAGGTGGTCGTCATAATAGCGGTCGTCTCGGTCATCAGGGGCGAGTACTACCTGGTGGACCTCGCGATAGTCCTGCTGATGGTGAACGCCGTCGGTGGGCTTATACTCGCCAAATACATGGAGAGGAGAAGCCATGATTGA
- the mnhG gene encoding monovalent cation/H(+) antiporter subunit G codes for MIEVLLLLFGEAAMVFGALGILRFPDVYTRLHAATKCDTGGAMSIILALILIMDAPVVVRAKFLVLAFLIAMINPMVSHAIARGAYKYGVKPEVVVDMYAWDNP; via the coding sequence ATGATTGAGGTTCTGTTGCTGCTCTTTGGGGAGGCTGCCATGGTTTTCGGGGCCCTGGGGATACTTCGCTTTCCAGACGTTTACACCCGCCTCCACGCCGCAACGAAGTGCGACACTGGCGGAGCCATGAGCATAATCCTCGCCTTAATCCTGATAATGGACGCTCCGGTGGTTGTTAGGGCCAAGTTCCTGGTGCTGGCCTTCCTGATAGCGATGATAAACCCAATGGTGAGCCATGCCATCGCGAGGGGAGCCTACAAATACGGGGTGAAACCAGAGGTAGTGGTGGATATGTATGCTTGGGACAATCCTTGA
- a CDS encoding hydrogenase subunit MbhD domain-containing protein gives MLGTILDVVFVAMILLAVGVVEEKNLVSAVVKYSLLSLLFVLALFELKAPDVALSAIVVGAIVIGVFLFTIEEVTR, from the coding sequence ATGCTTGGGACAATCCTTGACGTGGTCTTCGTAGCGATGATACTGTTGGCCGTGGGGGTCGTTGAAGAAAAGAACCTGGTTAGTGCGGTCGTTAAATACTCGCTCCTCAGTCTGCTCTTCGTCCTAGCCCTGTTCGAGCTCAAGGCCCCGGACGTTGCCCTTTCGGCGATAGTCGTCGGCGCGATAGTGATAGGCGTCTTCCTCTTCACAATAGAGGAGGTGACGAGGTGA
- a CDS encoding Na(+)/H(+) antiporter subunit B: MKMSTVVRSTTKMVSPFLVTYAAYIMLYGHLSPGGGFQGGVILAVAVILLITSHGYKKVRKRFHFNWASLIESSAGAMLVLLGIAGIAFGAFYSNFLPTEGGIILPFNIIVGLEVGAAFTFVFYILLRWVESD; the protein is encoded by the coding sequence GTGAAGATGAGCACCGTCGTGAGGAGCACCACCAAGATGGTAAGCCCGTTCCTGGTCACCTACGCGGCCTACATCATGCTCTACGGCCATCTAAGCCCCGGGGGTGGCTTTCAGGGAGGGGTGATTCTCGCGGTCGCGGTTATACTCCTCATAACCTCGCACGGCTACAAAAAGGTCCGGAAGAGGTTTCATTTCAACTGGGCGAGCCTGATAGAGAGCTCCGCAGGGGCCATGCTCGTCCTGCTGGGAATCGCCGGAATAGCCTTTGGGGCGTTCTACTCCAATTTCCTCCCGACGGAGGGGGGCATAATACTGCCCTTCAACATCATCGTCGGCCTTGAGGTCGGAGCGGCCTTCACATTCGTATTCTACATACTGCTGAGGTGGGTTGAAAGTGATTAG
- a CDS encoding cation:proton antiporter subunit C, with translation MISPEQAGVLIMLVGIYGLMAKREPIKLVLSINVVSLGLVLFFIGLAYSPGKDVPIMPTNPVDPLPATLMLTTLVVDVAITSLALAIIIRMRRDGP, from the coding sequence GTGATTAGTCCGGAGCAGGCGGGAGTGCTCATAATGCTCGTGGGGATATACGGCCTGATGGCAAAAAGGGAGCCGATAAAGCTGGTGCTTTCCATAAACGTGGTTTCCCTTGGCCTGGTGCTGTTTTTCATCGGCCTAGCCTACTCCCCGGGAAAGGACGTCCCCATAATGCCGACGAATCCGGTCGACCCGCTCCCGGCGACGCTGATGCTCACAACCCTTGTCGTTGACGTTGCCATAACGTCGCTCGCCCTGGCGATAATAATCCGCATGCGGAGGGATGGCCCATGA